Proteins co-encoded in one Malus sylvestris chromosome 7, drMalSylv7.2, whole genome shotgun sequence genomic window:
- the LOC126627788 gene encoding probable trehalose-phosphate phosphatase 4 isoform X2, with translation MTNSAKLNRAMGLHRSSTSNKQKVQPITKAVKNDENSVNLSLASITSNLHDISTPNRPISSDLAYNSWVVEHPSALGSFDQMMKAAKGKRMVVFLDYDGTLSPIVDDPDRAFMSDEMRAAVREVAKYFPTAVISGRSRDKVKGFVQLSNVYYAGSHGMDIMVPPRPLKPCDGKNHTTAMDKNASDVLFQPAKRFLPAIQEIRTLLEEITRKIEGARVEDNRFCLSVHFRKVQDEDYDILEAKVKSVLENYPEFHLTFGKKVLEVRPSIEWNKGHALEYLLDTLGFSNSSDVLPLYIGDDRTDEDAFKVIRSRGLGFPIIVSSTPKDTKACYSLQDPSEVLTFLLRIARWRKASSSSRSLAQIWGPGNSPRSVN, from the exons ATGACAAACTCGGCGAAGCTGAACCGAGCAATGGGACTCCATAGGTCATCAACTTCCAATAAGCAAAAGGTGCAACCCATCACAAAAGCAGTAAAGAATGACGAGAACAGTGTCAATCTTTCCTTAGCATCAATCACCTCAAACCTGCATGACATCTCTACCCCTAATAGACCAATTTCCTCAGATTTAGCTTATAATTCCTGGGTG GTTGAGCACCCTTCTGCATTGGGCTCATTTGATCAGATGATGAAAGCAGCAAAAGGGAAGAGGATGGTTGTTTTCCTAGACTACGATGGGACCCTTTCACCAATTGTTGATGATCCTGACCGTGCCTTCATGTCTGATGAG ATGCGTGCTGCAGTGCGGGAAGTTGCCAAGTATTTTCCAACAGCAGTAATTAGTGGAAGGAGTAGAGATAAG GTAAAAGGATTTGTACAGTTAAGTAATGTATATTATGCTGGAAGCCATGGGATGGATATAATGGTCCCACCAAGGCCACTAAAGCCCTGCGATGGCAAGAACCACACTACAGCCATGGATAAAAAT GCGAGTGACGTTCTCTTTCAACCTGCTAAAAGATTTCTGCCTGCAATCCAAGAG ATACGAACACTGTTAGAGGAGATAACCAGGAAAATAGAAGGTGCTAGGGTAGAGGACAACAGATTCTGCCTCTCTGTACATTTCCGCAAGGTCCAGGATGAG GATTATGACATATTAGAAGCAAAGGTGAAGTCTGTACTTGAAAACTATCCTGAATTTCATCTCACCTTCGGCAAAAAG GTCTTGGAAGTACGGCCATCCATAGAATGGAACAAAGGTCATGCCCTAGAATATTTACTTGACACTCTTGGATTCAGCAATTCCAGTGACGTCCTCCCGTTGTACATTGGGGATGATCGGACTGATGAAGATGCTTTCAAG GTGATACGAAGTAGAGGACTAGGGTTTCCGATAATTGTGTCTTCAACCCCAAAGGATACCAAAGCTTGCTATTCCCTGCAGGATCCGTCGGAGGTGTTAACTTTCTTGTTACGGATTGCAAGGTGGAGAAAAGCGTCTTCTTCGAGCAGGTCACTTGCTCAAATTTGGGGTCCTGGGAATTCACCTAGATCAGTTAATTAG
- the LOC126627788 gene encoding probable trehalose-phosphate phosphatase 4 isoform X1 has translation MVIMTNSAKLNRAMGLHRSSTSNKQKVQPITKAVKNDENSVNLSLASITSNLHDISTPNRPISSDLAYNSWVVEHPSALGSFDQMMKAAKGKRMVVFLDYDGTLSPIVDDPDRAFMSDEMRAAVREVAKYFPTAVISGRSRDKVKGFVQLSNVYYAGSHGMDIMVPPRPLKPCDGKNHTTAMDKNASDVLFQPAKRFLPAIQEIRTLLEEITRKIEGARVEDNRFCLSVHFRKVQDEDYDILEAKVKSVLENYPEFHLTFGKKVLEVRPSIEWNKGHALEYLLDTLGFSNSSDVLPLYIGDDRTDEDAFKVIRSRGLGFPIIVSSTPKDTKACYSLQDPSEVLTFLLRIARWRKASSSSRSLAQIWGPGNSPRSVN, from the exons ATG GTGATCATGACAAACTCGGCGAAGCTGAACCGAGCAATGGGACTCCATAGGTCATCAACTTCCAATAAGCAAAAGGTGCAACCCATCACAAAAGCAGTAAAGAATGACGAGAACAGTGTCAATCTTTCCTTAGCATCAATCACCTCAAACCTGCATGACATCTCTACCCCTAATAGACCAATTTCCTCAGATTTAGCTTATAATTCCTGGGTG GTTGAGCACCCTTCTGCATTGGGCTCATTTGATCAGATGATGAAAGCAGCAAAAGGGAAGAGGATGGTTGTTTTCCTAGACTACGATGGGACCCTTTCACCAATTGTTGATGATCCTGACCGTGCCTTCATGTCTGATGAG ATGCGTGCTGCAGTGCGGGAAGTTGCCAAGTATTTTCCAACAGCAGTAATTAGTGGAAGGAGTAGAGATAAG GTAAAAGGATTTGTACAGTTAAGTAATGTATATTATGCTGGAAGCCATGGGATGGATATAATGGTCCCACCAAGGCCACTAAAGCCCTGCGATGGCAAGAACCACACTACAGCCATGGATAAAAAT GCGAGTGACGTTCTCTTTCAACCTGCTAAAAGATTTCTGCCTGCAATCCAAGAG ATACGAACACTGTTAGAGGAGATAACCAGGAAAATAGAAGGTGCTAGGGTAGAGGACAACAGATTCTGCCTCTCTGTACATTTCCGCAAGGTCCAGGATGAG GATTATGACATATTAGAAGCAAAGGTGAAGTCTGTACTTGAAAACTATCCTGAATTTCATCTCACCTTCGGCAAAAAG GTCTTGGAAGTACGGCCATCCATAGAATGGAACAAAGGTCATGCCCTAGAATATTTACTTGACACTCTTGGATTCAGCAATTCCAGTGACGTCCTCCCGTTGTACATTGGGGATGATCGGACTGATGAAGATGCTTTCAAG GTGATACGAAGTAGAGGACTAGGGTTTCCGATAATTGTGTCTTCAACCCCAAAGGATACCAAAGCTTGCTATTCCCTGCAGGATCCGTCGGAGGTGTTAACTTTCTTGTTACGGATTGCAAGGTGGAGAAAAGCGTCTTCTTCGAGCAGGTCACTTGCTCAAATTTGGGGTCCTGGGAATTCACCTAGATCAGTTAATTAG